A single Rubrivivax gelatinosus IL144 DNA region contains:
- a CDS encoding thiamine pyrophosphate-binding protein, whose translation MNDSTRSRLAGHALVEALVAQGVTTCFGVPGESYLAVLDGLHEHREQIRFVACRHEGGAAFMAEAQGKLSGRPGVCFVTRGPGASNAAIGLHTAFQDSTPMLLLIGQVAGDQRDREAFQEVDYRQMFGPGTLGMAKWVGEVHDADRLPEYVARAFHTAMQGRPGPVVLVLPEDMLTRETAAPVLPRVEPALAWPAPGALRDLRRLLLEAERPIVIAGGSGWDAEAAAALQRFAENWRLPVACGFRFQDTFDNAHPLYAGDVGIGINAKLAARVRDADLVIALGVRLGEMTTGGYTLLQAPRPAQKLVHVHAGPEELGRVYAADLMLQASMRSAAKALEALAAPPGRDGAWAEAARADYEANQVPTPVEPLDLAAVVQMLQRRLPEDTVWTNGAGNYSGWLHRFLRYPGLQHHGRTQLAPTSGAMGYGLPAAVAAAVLQPGRQAVAFLGDGEFLMTGQELATARAAGVERLLVVVVDNGSYGTIRMHQEREYPGRISGTELCNPDFAALARAYGWAGETVAKTADFEAALERALAAGKPALLHLLLDVEVSTSRATLAQIRAAAARR comes from the coding sequence ATGAACGACAGCACCCGTTCCCGCCTCGCCGGCCATGCGCTCGTCGAGGCCCTCGTCGCCCAGGGCGTCACCACCTGCTTCGGCGTGCCCGGCGAGAGTTATCTGGCCGTGCTCGACGGCCTGCACGAGCACCGCGAGCAAATCCGCTTCGTCGCCTGCCGCCACGAAGGCGGCGCGGCCTTCATGGCCGAGGCCCAGGGCAAGCTGAGCGGGCGGCCCGGCGTCTGCTTCGTCACGCGCGGCCCCGGCGCGTCGAACGCCGCGATCGGGCTGCACACGGCCTTCCAGGACTCGACGCCGATGCTGCTGCTCATCGGCCAGGTGGCCGGCGACCAGCGCGACCGCGAAGCCTTCCAGGAAGTCGACTACCGCCAGATGTTCGGCCCCGGCACGCTGGGCATGGCCAAGTGGGTGGGCGAGGTGCACGACGCCGACCGCCTGCCCGAGTACGTCGCGCGCGCCTTCCACACCGCGATGCAGGGGCGGCCCGGCCCGGTGGTGCTGGTGCTGCCCGAGGACATGCTGACGCGCGAGACCGCCGCGCCGGTGCTGCCGCGTGTCGAGCCGGCGCTGGCCTGGCCGGCGCCCGGCGCCTTGCGCGACCTGCGCCGGCTGCTGCTGGAGGCCGAGCGGCCGATCGTCATCGCCGGCGGCAGCGGCTGGGATGCCGAGGCCGCCGCGGCGCTGCAGCGTTTCGCCGAGAACTGGCGCCTGCCGGTGGCCTGCGGCTTCCGCTTCCAGGACACCTTCGACAACGCCCACCCGCTGTACGCCGGCGACGTCGGCATCGGCATCAATGCGAAGCTCGCCGCGCGGGTGCGCGACGCCGACCTCGTCATCGCGCTGGGCGTGCGCCTGGGCGAGATGACGACCGGCGGCTACACGCTGCTGCAGGCACCGCGCCCGGCCCAGAAGCTGGTGCACGTGCACGCCGGCCCCGAGGAACTGGGCCGCGTCTACGCCGCCGACCTGATGCTGCAGGCCTCGATGCGCAGCGCTGCCAAGGCGCTGGAGGCGCTCGCCGCGCCGCCGGGCCGCGACGGCGCCTGGGCCGAGGCCGCGCGTGCCGACTACGAGGCCAACCAGGTGCCGACGCCGGTCGAGCCGCTGGACCTGGCGGCCGTCGTGCAGATGCTGCAGCGCCGCCTGCCCGAGGACACCGTCTGGACCAACGGCGCCGGCAACTACAGCGGCTGGCTGCACCGTTTCCTGCGTTACCCCGGCCTGCAGCACCACGGCCGCACGCAGCTGGCGCCGACCTCGGGTGCGATGGGCTACGGCCTGCCGGCGGCGGTGGCCGCAGCCGTGCTGCAGCCCGGGCGCCAGGCGGTCGCTTTCCTCGGCGACGGCGAGTTCCTGATGACCGGCCAGGAGCTGGCGACGGCGCGTGCCGCGGGTGTCGAGCGGTTGCTGGTCGTCGTCGTCGACAACGGCAGCTACGGCACGATCCGCATGCACCAGGAGCGCGAGTACCCGGGGCGCATCAGCGGCACCGAGCTCTGCAACCCCGATTTCGCCGCGCTGGCGCGGGCCTACGGATGGGCCGGGGAGACGGTAGCGAAGACGGCCGACTTCGAGGCCGCGCTGGAGCGCGCGCTGGCGGCCGGCAAGCCGGCGCTGCTGCACTTGTTGCTCGACGTCGAGGTCAGCACCTCGCGTGCGACGTTGGCGCAGATCCGCGCCGCGGCCGCCCGGCGCTGA
- a CDS encoding MFS transporter — protein MTTTASTPAGDARRDVATISLIGLAHGSSHFFHLLLPPMFPAFIRDFGLSYSELGLLVTVFFVVSGIGQALAGFVVDRIGARPVLYGAMACFVAGSLAAASAQGFGGLAVAAVLAGLGNAPLHPADFTILNRRVSPQRLGHAFSVHGISGNLGWALAPVFLIGLNTAFGSWRAAYLGCAVLAAVVLALLVLRRDLIDDHHEAHVAATRSAAAGGGEHPMAFLKLPSVWLCFSFFFWTTVALAAIQSFASPALGRMYGLPLEATAFVVTGYMLASAAGMIVGGFLIDRTERLERIIAAAMALAAAMLLLVASGWLPGMVALAVASLAGFGTGLAGPSRDMLIKRAAPPGATGRVYGTVYSGLDTGNAMAAPVFGALMDAGLPQAVFGGSAVAMALGVLSASFVGLAVHRRRLALA, from the coding sequence ATGACCACGACCGCCTCCACGCCCGCCGGCGACGCCCGCCGCGACGTCGCGACGATCTCGCTGATCGGCCTCGCGCACGGCAGCTCGCACTTCTTCCACCTGCTGCTGCCGCCGATGTTCCCGGCGTTCATCCGCGACTTCGGGCTCAGCTATTCCGAACTCGGGCTGCTGGTGACGGTGTTCTTCGTCGTCTCGGGCATCGGCCAGGCGCTGGCGGGTTTCGTCGTCGACCGCATCGGCGCACGCCCGGTGCTCTACGGCGCGATGGCCTGTTTCGTCGCCGGCTCGCTGGCGGCGGCTTCGGCGCAGGGCTTCGGCGGCCTGGCGGTGGCGGCGGTGCTGGCCGGGCTGGGCAACGCGCCGCTGCACCCGGCGGACTTCACGATCCTCAACCGGCGCGTCTCGCCGCAGCGCCTGGGCCATGCGTTCTCGGTGCACGGCATCAGCGGCAACCTCGGCTGGGCGCTGGCGCCGGTGTTCCTGATCGGCCTGAACACGGCGTTCGGCTCCTGGCGTGCCGCCTATCTGGGCTGCGCCGTGCTGGCCGCGGTGGTGCTGGCGCTGCTGGTGCTGCGCCGCGACCTGATCGACGACCACCACGAGGCCCACGTCGCCGCCACGCGCAGCGCCGCGGCCGGCGGCGGCGAGCACCCGATGGCTTTCCTGAAGCTGCCCAGCGTCTGGCTGTGCTTCTCGTTCTTCTTCTGGACGACGGTGGCGCTGGCGGCGATCCAGAGCTTCGCCAGCCCGGCGCTGGGCCGCATGTACGGCCTGCCGCTGGAAGCCACGGCCTTCGTCGTCACCGGCTACATGCTGGCCAGCGCGGCCGGCATGATCGTCGGCGGCTTCCTCATCGACCGCACCGAACGCCTGGAACGCATCATCGCCGCGGCGATGGCGCTGGCCGCGGCGATGCTGCTGCTGGTGGCCAGCGGCTGGCTGCCGGGCATGGTGGCGTTGGCGGTGGCGTCGCTGGCCGGTTTCGGCACCGGGCTGGCCGGCCCCTCGCGCGACATGCTGATCAAGCGCGCCGCGCCGCCGGGCGCCACCGGGCGTGTCTACGGCACCGTCTATTCGGGGCTGGACACCGGCAACGCGATGGCCGCGCCGGTGTTCGGCGCGCTGATGGACGCCGGCCTGCCACAGGCCGTCTTCGGCGGCTCGGCCGTGGCGATGGCGCTGGGCGTGCTGTCGGCGTCCTTCGTCGGCCTGGCGGTGCACCGCCGGCGGCTGGCGCTGGCTTGA
- a CDS encoding AraC family transcriptional regulator: MPRPARPRASRSELPLDPAVHAPSAAHPVWVRKRALRAATRIVPHRHPWAQVAFSATGVVRLTVPDHTFIVPPTRVVWVPPDVEHFVSVVEDAELVTMYVLQDQPRGPQPLAGSAAGDWSRCRVLEASPLLRELVTELAREDVVQEPAREHCLAALLQDELARARPLPLGVRLPADKRLRALCDAVLDDPARHDSLEGWAQEAGASVRTVARLFRQELDTSFAAWRQQVLLAKALSMAAARRPMSHIAAELGYASPSAFSAMVRRAVGMPPSRFFNAG; encoded by the coding sequence GTGCCACGCCCTGCCCGCCCCCGCGCCTCGCGCAGCGAATTGCCGCTGGACCCGGCGGTGCACGCCCCCAGCGCCGCCCACCCGGTCTGGGTGCGCAAACGCGCCTTGCGCGCGGCGACACGCATCGTGCCGCACCGCCACCCGTGGGCGCAGGTGGCGTTCTCGGCCACCGGCGTCGTGCGCCTGACGGTGCCCGACCACACCTTCATCGTGCCGCCGACGCGTGTCGTCTGGGTGCCGCCCGACGTCGAGCACTTCGTCTCGGTCGTCGAGGACGCCGAGCTGGTGACGATGTACGTGCTGCAGGACCAGCCCCGCGGCCCGCAGCCGCTGGCCGGCAGCGCCGCCGGCGACTGGAGCCGCTGTCGCGTGCTCGAAGCCTCGCCGCTGCTGCGTGAGCTGGTGACCGAACTGGCGCGCGAAGACGTGGTGCAGGAACCGGCGCGCGAACACTGCCTGGCCGCGCTGCTGCAGGACGAGCTGGCACGAGCCCGGCCGCTGCCGCTGGGCGTACGCCTGCCGGCCGACAAACGATTGCGCGCGCTGTGCGACGCCGTGCTCGACGACCCGGCGCGCCACGACAGCCTGGAGGGCTGGGCGCAGGAAGCCGGCGCCAGCGTGCGAACCGTCGCACGCCTGTTCCGCCAGGAGCTGGACACGAGTTTTGCCGCCTGGCGCCAGCAGGTGCTGCTGGCCAAGGCGCTGTCGATGGCCGCGGCGCGCCGGCCGATGAGCCACATCGCCGCCGAACTGGGCTACGCCAGCCCCAGCGCCTTCAGCGCGATGGTGCGGCGCGCCGTCGGCATGCCGCCCAGCCGTTTCTTCAACGCGGGCTGA
- the nadA gene encoding quinolinate synthase NadA — MDTDEIVYDYTRQDASGASCTAHAWAKVPAALPPAEREAAKARIAELLKARDAVLVAHYYVDGDLQDLALATGGIVADSLEMARFGRDHAAKTLVVAGVRFMGESAKILSPDKRVLMPDLDATCSLDLGCPADEFAAFCDAHPDREVVVYANTSAAVKARADWMVTSSCALAIVEHLKNQGRKILWAPDRHLGRYIQEQTGADMLMWNGACIVHDEFKGLELDLLKREHPGAMVLVHPESPASVVAQADVVGSTSQLLNAVIRGDAPAYIVATDNGILHRMRQLAPGKTLIEAPTAGNSATCKSCAHCPWMAMNALQGVLACLEHGAGEITVPEPTRAQALGCIERMLDFVQRHPAAVAKPAQGFVPNVGVA; from the coding sequence ATGGACACCGACGAGATCGTCTACGACTACACCCGCCAGGACGCCAGCGGCGCGAGCTGCACCGCGCACGCCTGGGCCAAGGTGCCCGCCGCGCTGCCGCCGGCCGAACGCGAGGCCGCCAAGGCGCGCATCGCCGAGCTGCTGAAAGCCCGCGACGCGGTGCTGGTGGCCCACTACTACGTCGATGGCGACTTGCAGGACCTGGCGCTGGCCACCGGCGGCATCGTCGCCGACTCGCTGGAGATGGCGCGTTTCGGCCGCGACCATGCGGCGAAGACGCTGGTCGTCGCCGGCGTGCGTTTCATGGGCGAGAGCGCCAAGATCCTGTCGCCCGACAAACGCGTGCTGATGCCCGACCTGGACGCCACCTGCTCGCTGGACCTGGGCTGCCCGGCCGACGAGTTCGCCGCGTTCTGCGACGCCCATCCCGACCGCGAGGTCGTCGTCTACGCCAACACCAGCGCCGCGGTGAAGGCACGTGCCGACTGGATGGTGACCAGCTCCTGCGCGCTGGCGATCGTCGAACACCTGAAGAACCAGGGCCGCAAGATCCTCTGGGCGCCCGACCGCCACCTCGGCCGCTACATCCAGGAGCAGACCGGCGCCGACATGCTGATGTGGAACGGCGCCTGCATCGTGCACGACGAGTTCAAGGGACTGGAGCTGGACCTGCTCAAGCGCGAGCACCCCGGCGCGATGGTGCTGGTGCACCCCGAGTCGCCGGCCTCGGTGGTCGCGCAGGCCGACGTCGTCGGCAGCACCTCGCAGCTGCTGAATGCCGTGATCCGCGGCGACGCGCCGGCCTACATCGTCGCCACCGACAACGGCATCCTGCACCGCATGCGCCAGCTGGCGCCGGGCAAGACGCTGATCGAGGCGCCGACCGCCGGCAACAGCGCCACCTGCAAGAGCTGCGCGCACTGCCCGTGGATGGCGATGAACGCGCTGCAGGGCGTGCTCGCCTGCCTGGAGCACGGCGCCGGCGAGATCACCGTGCCCGAACCGACCCGCGCCCAGGCGCTGGGCTGCATCGAACGCATGCTGGACTTCGTGCAGCGCCATCCGGCGGCCGTCGCGAAGCCGGCGCAAGGGTTTGTTCCGAACGTGGGGGTTGCATGA
- the nadC gene encoding carboxylating nicotinate-nucleotide diphosphorylase — protein MNETLEIARERNVRDAIAEDLGDGDWTGMLVPAERRVKARVIARERAVLCGRDWFDAVVRTLDPAARIAWRVEEGEWMVPDAPVVEIEGQARALLAAERPALNFIQLLSCTATEARRHVEAVAGASPLPEGCAILDTRKTIPGLRQAQKYAVRVGGGRNQRLALWHGILIKENHIAAAGGVGQVLANARALNAGVEIQIEVETLEQLREALAAGATSVLLDNFDLERMREAVAINAGRALLEVSGSVQLEQLRAIAATGVHRISIGKLTKDVKAVDFSMRVVEEF, from the coding sequence ATGAACGAGACGCTGGAGATCGCGCGCGAGCGCAACGTGCGCGACGCGATCGCCGAGGACCTGGGCGACGGCGACTGGACCGGGATGCTGGTGCCGGCCGAACGCCGCGTGAAGGCACGCGTCATCGCGCGCGAACGCGCGGTGCTCTGCGGCCGCGACTGGTTCGACGCCGTCGTGCGAACGCTGGACCCCGCCGCGCGCATCGCCTGGCGGGTCGAGGAAGGCGAATGGATGGTGCCCGACGCACCCGTCGTTGAGATCGAGGGCCAGGCGCGTGCGCTGCTGGCCGCCGAACGCCCGGCGCTGAACTTCATCCAGCTGCTGTCCTGCACCGCCACCGAGGCCCGCCGCCACGTCGAGGCGGTGGCCGGCGCCTCGCCGCTGCCCGAAGGCTGCGCGATCCTGGACACGCGCAAGACGATTCCCGGCCTGCGCCAGGCGCAGAAGTACGCGGTACGCGTCGGCGGCGGCCGCAACCAGCGCCTGGCGCTGTGGCACGGCATCCTGATCAAGGAGAACCACATCGCCGCGGCCGGCGGCGTCGGCCAGGTGCTGGCCAACGCGCGGGCGCTGAACGCCGGCGTCGAGATCCAGATCGAGGTCGAAACGCTGGAGCAGCTGCGCGAGGCGCTGGCCGCCGGCGCGACCAGCGTGCTGCTGGACAACTTCGACCTCGAGCGCATGCGCGAGGCGGTGGCGATCAACGCCGGCCGCGCGCTGCTGGAGGTCTCGGGCAGCGTGCAGCTCGAGCAGCTGCGTGCCATCGCCGCCACCGGCGTGCACCGCATCTCGATCGGCAAGCTGACCAAGGACGTCAAGGCGGTCGACTTCTCGATGCGGGTCGTCGAGGAGTTCTGA
- a CDS encoding late competence development ComFB family protein, with protein sequence MSIDFTSIHNHNENAVFEAVLAAAPAHPGLAGDGELLADVACFALNRLQPRYIRHAVDFSFYLSEREREESARQIAEAVDFAFGFVQARVAMRARG encoded by the coding sequence ATGAGCATCGATTTCACGTCGATCCACAACCACAACGAGAACGCCGTGTTCGAGGCCGTGCTGGCCGCGGCCCCGGCCCACCCGGGGCTGGCCGGCGACGGCGAACTGCTCGCCGACGTCGCTTGCTTCGCGCTGAACCGGCTGCAGCCGCGCTACATCCGCCACGCGGTCGACTTCTCGTTCTACCTCAGCGAGCGCGAACGCGAGGAGAGCGCCCGGCAGATCGCCGAGGCGGTGGACTTCGCCTTCGGCTTCGTCCAGGCCCGGGTGGCGATGCGCGCCCGCGGTTGA
- a CDS encoding methyl-accepting chemotaxis protein: MKYLRSASLRARLVATTAGLVLAGLAGLTVVNAIGARHEALQQLGSQTTALARAHAADIGGWVAQHQQVVHSMAAGAAAADPLPALRQAEAAGGFDTTYVGHADRRIEFSKPQDLPPGYDPTARPWYQQAAAASGQPVLTAPYLDAATKKLVVTFAQALDGGQAVVAGDVFMDGVVKVVGSIRPTPGTSAFIVSRAGQVVVHEDAARVLKPAAELSPGLAPEALAALGGREGLAELEIAGQPRLLRAEPIAGTDWLLVLALDRGEALAGVMAMVWQSVAASLVVTVVAVLLLAWTLGRQLRRLKALDHAMAEAASGDGDLGQRLPSEGGDELASIARHFNAFVAKIELAVRQIRDASDSVHVAAGEIAGGNADLSARTEQTAASLQRAASAMQQITGTGRESADSARIAHDLATSAAEVASRGGEVVQRVVTTMDEINQASHRIADITGVIDGIAFQTNILALNAAVEAARAGEEGRGFAVVASEVRALAQRSAAAAREIKGLIGASVDKVENGAALVAEAGRTMEELVAGVQRVNDTIGEITAAAAAQHEEIVQADAAVGELDRATQQNAALVEQSAAAAQSLHEQAERLAGVVRGFRLG, translated from the coding sequence ATGAAGTACCTTCGATCGGCCTCGCTGCGTGCGCGCCTCGTCGCGACGACGGCGGGCCTTGTCCTGGCCGGCCTGGCCGGCCTCACCGTCGTCAATGCGATCGGCGCCCGCCACGAGGCGCTGCAGCAGCTGGGCAGCCAGACCACGGCGCTGGCCCGCGCCCACGCCGCCGACATCGGCGGCTGGGTCGCCCAGCACCAGCAAGTCGTGCATTCGATGGCCGCCGGCGCCGCGGCCGCCGACCCGCTGCCGGCGCTGCGCCAGGCCGAAGCCGCCGGCGGCTTCGACACCACCTACGTCGGCCACGCCGACCGGCGCATCGAGTTCTCCAAACCGCAGGACCTGCCGCCGGGCTACGACCCGACCGCACGCCCCTGGTACCAACAGGCCGCGGCCGCCTCCGGCCAGCCGGTGCTGACCGCGCCCTATCTCGACGCGGCGACGAAGAAGCTGGTCGTCACCTTCGCCCAGGCCCTGGACGGCGGCCAGGCGGTCGTCGCCGGCGACGTCTTCATGGACGGCGTCGTCAAGGTCGTCGGCTCGATCCGGCCGACGCCGGGCACCAGCGCCTTCATCGTCTCGCGCGCCGGCCAGGTGGTCGTGCACGAAGACGCGGCGCGTGTGCTGAAGCCGGCGGCAGAGCTGTCGCCGGGGCTGGCGCCCGAGGCGCTGGCGGCGCTGGGCGGCCGCGAAGGCCTGGCCGAACTGGAGATCGCCGGCCAGCCGCGCCTGCTGCGCGCCGAGCCGATCGCCGGCACCGACTGGCTGCTGGTGCTGGCGCTGGACCGCGGCGAAGCGCTGGCCGGCGTCATGGCGATGGTCTGGCAGTCGGTCGCCGCCAGCCTGGTGGTGACCGTCGTCGCGGTGCTGCTGCTGGCCTGGACGCTGGGCCGCCAGCTGCGCCGCCTGAAGGCGCTGGACCACGCGATGGCCGAAGCCGCCTCGGGTGACGGCGACCTGGGCCAGCGCCTGCCCAGCGAGGGCGGCGACGAACTCGCCAGCATCGCGCGCCACTTCAACGCCTTCGTCGCCAAGATCGAGCTGGCGGTGCGCCAGATCCGCGACGCCAGCGACTCGGTGCACGTCGCCGCGGGCGAGATCGCCGGCGGCAACGCCGACCTGTCGGCACGCACCGAGCAGACCGCCGCCAGCCTGCAGCGCGCCGCCAGCGCGATGCAGCAGATCACCGGCACCGGCCGCGAGAGCGCCGACTCGGCGCGCATCGCGCACGACCTGGCGACCAGCGCCGCCGAGGTCGCCTCCCGCGGCGGCGAGGTGGTGCAGCGCGTCGTGACGACGATGGACGAGATCAACCAGGCCTCGCACCGCATCGCCGACATCACCGGCGTCATCGACGGCATCGCCTTCCAGACCAACATCCTGGCGCTCAACGCGGCAGTGGAAGCGGCGCGTGCCGGCGAGGAAGGCCGCGGCTTCGCCGTCGTCGCCAGCGAGGTGCGCGCGCTGGCACAGCGTTCGGCAGCGGCGGCACGCGAGATCAAGGGCCTGATCGGCGCCTCGGTCGACAAGGTCGAGAACGGCGCCGCACTGGTGGCCGAAGCCGGCCGCACGATGGAGGAACTGGTCGCCGGCGTGCAGCGTGTCAACGACACGATCGGCGAGATCACCGCCGCCGCGGCGGCCCAGCACGAGGAGATCGTGCAGGCCGACGCCGCCGTCGGCGAACTCGACCGCGCGACGCAGCAGAACGCGGCGCTGGTCGAGCAGTCGGCGGCCGCCGCGCAGTCGCTGCACGAGCAGGCCGAGCGCCTGGCCGGCGTCGTGCGGGGCTTTCGCCTCGGCTGA
- the nadB gene encoding L-aspartate oxidase, whose product MSTDSTAPGTAPVVVVGAGLAGLVVALNIADTRPVIVLAKRALGEGATAWAQGGIVGVLGQDDSIESHVRDTQEAGAGLVDENTARFIAERSAAAIAWLVDAGVPFSVDPDGPLGLHLTREGGHAVRRIAHAADATGRAIHDALLARAAAHPNISLRERWMAVDLITSRHLKRDETPRCYGVYALDMDKRRVETLAASAVVLATGGLGKVYRYTSNPDTATGDGVAMAWRAGCRVANMEFVQFHPTCLYHPQERSFLITEALRGEGGLLRLPDGTRFMPAHDERAELAPRDIVARAIDFEMKKHGLDHVWLDATHLGEDFLKSHFPTIHARCLELGIDIARQPIPVVPAAHYSCGGVVTDLDGRSDLPGLYAIGETAYTGLHGANRLASNSLLECAVLGRTCAERILATAGDLPALPPPWDESQVEDADEEVVIAHNWDELRLLMWNYVGIVRTTRRLERALHRIKLLRDEIDDYYANFRVTRDLLELRNLVGCAELIVRSALRRHESRGLHFSRDFPDTLPVSFPTVLIRPAKSPKR is encoded by the coding sequence ATGTCCACGGATTCCACTGCTCCGGGCACCGCGCCCGTCGTCGTCGTCGGGGCCGGCCTGGCCGGACTCGTCGTCGCGCTGAACATCGCCGACACGCGGCCGGTCATCGTGCTCGCCAAGCGCGCGCTGGGCGAAGGCGCCACCGCCTGGGCGCAAGGCGGCATCGTCGGCGTGCTGGGCCAGGACGACAGCATCGAGTCGCACGTGCGCGACACGCAGGAGGCCGGCGCCGGCCTGGTCGACGAGAACACCGCACGTTTCATCGCCGAGCGCAGCGCCGCGGCGATCGCCTGGCTGGTCGACGCCGGCGTGCCGTTCTCGGTCGACCCAGACGGCCCGCTGGGCCTGCATCTGACGCGCGAAGGTGGCCACGCGGTGCGCCGCATCGCCCACGCCGCCGACGCCACCGGCCGCGCGATCCACGACGCGCTGCTGGCGCGCGCCGCCGCGCACCCGAACATCAGCCTGCGCGAGCGCTGGATGGCGGTGGACCTGATCACCTCGCGCCACCTCAAGCGCGACGAGACGCCGCGCTGCTACGGCGTCTACGCGCTGGACATGGACAAGCGCCGCGTCGAGACGCTGGCCGCGTCGGCCGTGGTGCTGGCCACCGGCGGCCTGGGCAAGGTCTACCGCTACACCAGCAACCCCGACACCGCCACCGGCGACGGCGTCGCGATGGCCTGGCGCGCCGGCTGCCGCGTCGCGAACATGGAGTTCGTGCAGTTCCACCCGACCTGCCTGTACCACCCGCAGGAGCGCAGCTTCCTGATCACCGAGGCGCTGCGCGGCGAAGGCGGCCTGCTGCGCCTGCCCGACGGCACGCGCTTCATGCCGGCGCACGACGAGCGTGCCGAACTCGCGCCGCGCGACATCGTCGCCCGCGCGATCGACTTCGAGATGAAGAAACACGGCCTGGACCACGTGTGGCTGGACGCCACGCACCTGGGCGAGGACTTCCTGAAGTCGCACTTCCCGACGATCCACGCGCGCTGCCTGGAGCTCGGCATCGACATCGCGCGCCAGCCGATCCCGGTGGTGCCGGCGGCGCACTACAGCTGCGGCGGCGTCGTCACCGACCTCGACGGCCGCAGCGACCTGCCGGGCCTGTACGCGATCGGCGAGACCGCCTATACCGGCCTGCACGGCGCCAACCGTCTGGCGAGCAACTCGCTGCTGGAGTGCGCGGTGCTGGGCCGCACCTGCGCCGAACGCATCCTGGCCACCGCCGGCGACCTGCCGGCGCTGCCGCCGCCCTGGGACGAGAGCCAGGTCGAGGACGCCGACGAGGAGGTCGTCATCGCCCACAACTGGGACGAGCTGCGCCTGCTGATGTGGAACTACGTCGGCATCGTGCGCACCACGCGCCGGCTGGAGCGCGCGCTGCACCGCATCAAGCTGCTGCGCGACGAGATCGACGACTACTACGCCAACTTCCGCGTCACGCGCGACCTGCTGGAGCTGCGCAACCTCGTCGGCTGCGCCGAGCTGATCGTGCGCTCGGCGCTGCGCCGCCACGAGAGCCGCGGCCTGCACTTCAGCCGCGACTTCCCGGACACGCTGCCGGTCAGCTTCCCGACCGTGCTGATCCGCCCGGCCAAGAGCCCGAAGCGCTGA
- a CDS encoding TRAP transporter substrate-binding protein, with protein sequence MKLFRRTVIAALAAAAVAPAFAQDIKPRLIRFGYGLNEQSNQGRAVMLFAKEVEKASGGKMKVRAIGAAALGPDTQMQQALIGGAQEMMVGSTATLVGISKEMALWDTPFLVNDAKEADALLDGPVGQKVIATLQPKGLVGLVYWENGFRNLTNGTRPVAKLEDLAGIKLRVMQNPVFLDTFKTLGANAIPLPFSELFSALETRAVDGQENPYNTILSSKFYEVQKYLTVTNHVYSPWIVTVSKRWWDSLSATEKKILMDAAVKSRDFERQDTRAEAAKALAELKAKGMQVVELPPAETARMRSKLGAINAAVAAQVGQDLWNETQHELQKLRGGR encoded by the coding sequence GTGAAGCTCTTCCGCCGCACCGTCATCGCCGCGCTCGCCGCGGCCGCCGTCGCCCCCGCGTTCGCGCAGGACATCAAGCCGCGCCTGATCCGTTTCGGCTACGGCCTCAACGAGCAGAGCAACCAGGGCCGCGCGGTGATGCTCTTCGCCAAGGAGGTCGAGAAGGCCAGCGGCGGCAAGATGAAGGTGCGTGCCATCGGCGCCGCCGCGCTGGGCCCGGACACGCAGATGCAGCAGGCGCTGATCGGCGGCGCGCAGGAGATGATGGTCGGCTCGACGGCGACGCTGGTCGGCATCTCCAAGGAGATGGCGCTGTGGGACACGCCCTTCCTCGTCAACGACGCCAAGGAAGCCGACGCGCTGCTCGACGGCCCGGTGGGCCAGAAGGTGATTGCGACGCTGCAGCCCAAGGGACTGGTCGGCCTCGTCTACTGGGAGAACGGCTTTCGCAACCTGACCAACGGCACGCGGCCGGTGGCCAAGCTCGAGGACCTCGCCGGCATCAAGCTGCGCGTGATGCAGAACCCGGTGTTCCTCGACACCTTCAAGACCCTGGGCGCCAACGCGATCCCGCTGCCGTTCTCGGAGCTGTTCAGCGCGCTGGAGACGCGCGCCGTCGACGGCCAGGAGAACCCGTACAACACCATCCTGTCGAGCAAGTTCTACGAGGTGCAGAAGTACCTCACGGTGACCAACCACGTCTACAGCCCGTGGATCGTCACCGTCAGCAAGCGCTGGTGGGACTCGCTCTCGGCCACCGAGAAGAAGATCCTGATGGACGCCGCGGTGAAGAGCCGCGACTTCGAGCGCCAGGACACGCGCGCAGAAGCCGCCAAGGCGCTGGCCGAGCTCAAGGCCAAGGGCATGCAGGTCGTCGAGCTGCCGCCGGCGGAGACGGCGCGCATGCGCTCCAAGCTGGGCGCGATCAACGCCGCGGTCGCCGCCCAGGTCGGCCAGGACCTCTGGAACGAGACCCAGCACGAGCTGCAGAAGCTGCGCGGCGGGCGCTGA